A single Mixta calida DNA region contains:
- a CDS encoding glucan biosynthesis protein D: MNRRMFMKTSMAFAAVSGMSGLSTLFAQSAWAEDGIADGTATRFDFEVLKKKAANMAKKPWGGAPGPLPETLATMTPQAYNAIQYDANHSLWNGIDNRQLDVQFFHVGMGFKRRIRMFSVDTDSREAREIHFRPELFNYQNTAIDTKQLEGKTDLGFAGFRAFKKPELARRDIVSFLGASYFRAVDDTYQYGLSARGVAVNTFSNGQEEFPDFVAFWFETPKAEDTTFTVYALLDGASLTGAYKFVIHCEPKRVVMEVENHLYARNDIRQLGIAPMTSMFSCGNSERRMCNTYHPQIHDSDRLAMWSGKGEWIARPLNNPRKLQFNAYEDENPRGFGLLQLNHDFEDYQDVIGWYDKRPSLWVEPVGKWGKGAINLMEIPTTGETLDNVVCFWQPAEPVKAGSELAFQYKLYWSGLPPVQSELARVEATRSGIGGFPEGWAPGEHFPDVWCRRFAVDFVGGDLKNAAPKGIEPVITVSAGTIKQVEILYVEPLNGYRILFDWYPTSDAVDPVDMRLFLRTKEATLSETWLYQYFPPPPDQRKYVDDRQMTVS; encoded by the coding sequence ATGAATCGAAGAATGTTTATGAAAACGTCTATGGCATTTGCCGCCGTCAGCGGGATGTCCGGCTTATCTACGCTGTTCGCGCAGTCCGCCTGGGCGGAAGATGGCATTGCAGACGGCACCGCGACGCGCTTCGACTTTGAGGTGCTGAAGAAGAAAGCCGCCAATATGGCAAAAAAGCCCTGGGGCGGCGCGCCCGGCCCGTTGCCAGAAACGCTGGCGACCATGACGCCGCAGGCTTATAACGCAATTCAGTATGACGCCAACCACTCGCTGTGGAACGGCATCGACAACCGTCAGCTGGACGTTCAGTTTTTTCACGTCGGCATGGGCTTTAAACGCCGTATTCGCATGTTTTCGGTCGATACCGACAGCCGCGAAGCGCGTGAAATTCACTTCCGCCCGGAGCTGTTCAACTATCAAAACACCGCTATTGATACCAAACAGCTGGAAGGCAAAACCGATCTCGGCTTCGCCGGTTTCCGCGCGTTTAAAAAGCCGGAGCTGGCGCGCCGCGATATCGTCTCGTTTCTCGGCGCCAGCTATTTCCGCGCCGTGGACGATACGTATCAGTACGGCCTGTCGGCGCGCGGCGTGGCGGTAAACACCTTCAGCAACGGTCAGGAGGAATTCCCCGACTTCGTGGCGTTCTGGTTTGAAACGCCGAAAGCGGAGGATACCACCTTTACCGTTTACGCCCTGCTCGACGGCGCCAGCCTGACCGGCGCCTATAAATTCGTGATCCACTGCGAGCCGAAACGGGTAGTGATGGAGGTGGAAAATCACCTGTACGCGCGCAACGATATTCGTCAGCTCGGCATTGCGCCGATGACCAGCATGTTCAGCTGCGGCAACAGCGAACGCCGTATGTGTAATACCTATCATCCGCAGATCCACGACTCCGATCGCCTGGCGATGTGGTCCGGCAAGGGCGAGTGGATCGCCCGTCCGCTGAACAACCCGCGCAAGCTGCAGTTCAACGCCTATGAGGATGAGAACCCGCGCGGTTTCGGCCTGCTGCAGTTGAATCACGATTTTGAAGATTATCAGGATGTGATCGGCTGGTATGACAAGCGTCCCAGCCTGTGGGTAGAGCCGGTTGGCAAATGGGGCAAAGGCGCGATCAATTTGATGGAGATCCCGACTACCGGCGAAACGCTGGATAACGTCGTTTGCTTCTGGCAGCCAGCCGAACCGGTTAAGGCGGGCAGCGAACTCGCTTTCCAGTACAAGCTCTACTGGAGCGGCCTGCCGCCGGTGCAAAGCGAGCTGGCACGCGTGGAAGCCACCCGTTCCGGTATCGGCGGCTTCCCGGAGGGCTGGGCGCCCGGCGAGCATTTCCCGGATGTCTGGTGCCGCCGCTTCGCCGTCGATTTCGTAGGGGGCGATCTGAAAAACGCCGCGCCGAAGGGCATCGAGCCGGTGATTACCGTCTCTGCGGGCACCATCAAACAGGTAGAGATTCTCTACGTCGAGCCGCTGAACGGCTATCGCATTCTGTTTGACTGGTACCCCACCAGCGACGCCGTCGATCCGGTGGATATGCGTCTGTTCCTGCGCACCAAAGAGGCGACGCTGAGCGAAACCTGGCTTTATCAATACTTCCCGCCGCCGCCGGACCAGCGCAAGTACGTTGACGACCGCCAGATGACGGTCAGTTAA
- a CDS encoding NADPH-dependent FMN reductase, whose translation MSEKKQFVTLVGSLRKGSFNAAVAHTLPELAPEGVTISHLGSPGEFPHYNADLQEEGFPAAVLEMAGAIAKSDGVIIVTPEYNYSVPGVLKNALDWLSRVSPNPFAAKPVLIQSASPGNIGGARAQYHLRQILVFFDARVMNKPEAMIGQVTDKVKDGVLVDDATRTFLSKQLQAFVDFSR comes from the coding sequence ATGAGTGAGAAAAAACAGTTCGTCACGCTGGTCGGCAGCCTGCGCAAAGGCTCTTTTAACGCGGCGGTGGCGCATACGCTGCCAGAGCTGGCGCCTGAAGGGGTGACCATCAGCCATTTAGGTTCGCCGGGCGAATTTCCTCACTATAACGCTGATTTACAGGAAGAAGGCTTTCCGGCGGCGGTGCTGGAGATGGCCGGGGCGATCGCTAAATCTGACGGCGTGATTATCGTCACGCCGGAATATAACTATTCGGTGCCCGGCGTGCTAAAAAACGCGCTCGACTGGCTGTCGCGCGTGTCGCCCAATCCTTTCGCCGCTAAGCCGGTGCTGATCCAGAGCGCCTCGCCGGGCAATATCGGCGGCGCGCGCGCCCAATATCATCTGCGACAGATTCTGGTCTTTTTTGATGCGCGTGTGATGAACAAGCCGGAAGCGATGATCGGCCAGGTGACCGATAAGGTAAAAGACGGCGTGCTGGTGGATGACGCCACCCGCACCTTCCTCAGCAAGCAGTTACAGGCGTTTGTTGATTTCAGCCGTTAA
- a CDS encoding GNAT family N-acetyltransferase, whose protein sequence is MELTWYDLHHSELNIQQLYEILALRNRVFIVEQQCPYEDIDGEDLVRDNRHIFATGEGRLLACARLLTPVDDRSPVTIGRVIVTSEARGLQLGYRLMEQVLLSCQQHWPGRQQALSAQAHLQAFYMRMGFKSVGDIYLEDNIPHIAMVSQETQAGGA, encoded by the coding sequence ATGGAGTTAACCTGGTACGATCTGCACCACAGCGAATTAAACATTCAGCAGCTGTATGAGATTCTGGCGCTGCGCAACCGGGTCTTTATCGTCGAGCAGCAGTGTCCTTACGAAGATATCGACGGCGAAGATTTAGTGCGCGACAACCGCCATATCTTCGCCACCGGCGAAGGGCGGCTACTGGCCTGCGCGCGGCTGTTGACGCCGGTTGACGATCGCAGCCCGGTGACCATCGGCCGCGTGATCGTGACCAGCGAGGCGCGCGGCTTACAGCTGGGCTATCGCTTAATGGAGCAGGTGCTGCTCAGCTGCCAGCAGCACTGGCCCGGTCGCCAGCAGGCGCTTTCCGCGCAGGCGCATTTACAAGCTTTCTATATGCGTATGGGCTTTAAGTCGGTTGGCGATATCTACCTTGAGGATAATATTCCCCATATTGCCATGGTGAGCCAGGAGACTCAGGCGGGCGGAGCGTGA
- the nuoN gene encoding NADH-quinone oxidoreductase subunit NuoN — translation MTITPQQLIALLPLLIVGLTVVVVMLSIAWRRNHFVNATLTVIGLNLALLSLWFVGQAGPMDVTPLLRVDGFSMFYTGLVMLASLATCTFAYPWLQGFSDNCDEFYLLVLIAALGGVVLASANHMASLFIGVELLSLPLFGLIGYAFRQKRSLEAALKYTILSAAASSFLLFGIALVYADSGSLSFVDLGKSLTDSMLHQPLLLVGLGMMIIGLGFKLSLVPFHLWTPDVYQGAPAPVSTFLATASKIAIFGALMRLFMYAPATDSEAVRNVLAIIAVVSILFGNLLAISQSNIKRLLGYSSISHLGYLMVALIAVQSHQMSLETAGVYLAGYLFSSIGAFGVVSLMSSPYRGPDADSLYSYRGLFWHRPVLSGVMTVMMLSLAGIPMTLGFIGKFYVIALGVNASLWWLTGAVVLGSAIGLYYYLRVTVSLYLSPPELHTRDTPANWAFTAGGVVVLISAILVLLLGVYPQPLISLVQMAQPLM, via the coding sequence ATGACAATAACTCCTCAACAATTGATCGCGCTGCTGCCGCTGTTGATCGTCGGATTGACGGTGGTGGTTGTGATGCTGTCCATTGCGTGGCGACGCAACCATTTTGTCAATGCGACGCTGACCGTAATTGGCCTCAACCTCGCGCTGTTGTCACTCTGGTTTGTCGGCCAGGCAGGGCCGATGGACGTCACGCCGCTGCTGCGCGTCGACGGCTTTTCGATGTTCTATACCGGTCTGGTGATGCTGGCGAGCCTGGCGACCTGTACCTTCGCCTATCCCTGGCTGCAAGGCTTCAGCGATAACTGCGACGAGTTCTACCTGCTGGTGCTGATCGCCGCGCTGGGTGGCGTGGTGTTGGCGAGCGCCAATCACATGGCCTCGCTGTTTATCGGCGTAGAGCTGCTGTCGCTGCCGCTGTTCGGTCTGATTGGCTACGCCTTCCGTCAGAAGCGCTCGCTGGAAGCGGCGCTGAAGTACACCATCCTGTCGGCGGCCGCCTCGTCCTTCCTGCTGTTCGGCATCGCGCTGGTCTATGCCGATTCCGGCAGCCTGAGCTTTGTCGATCTGGGTAAAAGCCTGACCGACAGCATGCTGCATCAGCCGCTGCTGCTGGTAGGCCTGGGAATGATGATTATCGGTCTGGGCTTCAAGCTGTCGCTGGTGCCGTTCCACCTCTGGACGCCGGATGTCTATCAGGGCGCGCCTGCGCCGGTCTCCACCTTCCTGGCGACCGCCAGTAAAATTGCCATCTTCGGTGCGCTGATGCGTCTGTTTATGTACGCGCCAGCCACCGACAGCGAAGCGGTGCGCAACGTGCTGGCGATCATCGCCGTGGTCTCCATCCTGTTTGGTAACCTGCTGGCGATCAGCCAGAGCAACATCAAGCGTCTGCTGGGCTACTCCTCCATCTCCCACCTCGGGTATCTGATGGTGGCGCTGATTGCGGTGCAGTCGCATCAGATGTCGCTGGAAACCGCCGGCGTTTACCTGGCCGGTTACCTGTTCAGCAGCATCGGCGCGTTCGGCGTGGTCAGCCTGATGTCCAGCCCTTATCGCGGGCCGGACGCCGATTCGCTTTACTCCTACCGTGGTCTGTTCTGGCATCGTCCGGTGCTGTCGGGGGTCATGACGGTAATGATGCTGTCGCTGGCGGGTATCCCGATGACGTTGGGCTTTATCGGCAAGTTCTATGTGATCGCGCTGGGCGTCAACGCCTCGCTGTGGTGGCTGACCGGCGCGGTCGTCTTAGGCAGCGCCATTGGCCTTTACTACTACCTGCGCGTCACCGTCAGCCTCTACCTCAGCCCGCCGGAACTGCATACCCGCGATACGCCGGCTAACTGGGCGTTTACCGCAGGCGGCGTGGTGGTGCTGATCTCCGCTATTCTGGTACTGCTGCTGGGTGTTTATCCTCAGCCGCTGATCAGTCTGGTGCAGATGGCGCAGCCGCTGATGTAA
- the nuoM gene encoding NADH-quinone oxidoreductase subunit M, whose product MLLPWLIVIPFVGGFLCWLAERLGARTPRWIALITMGLTLALSLQLWLQGGYSLTQAAGLPQWQSEFSVPWIPRFGIAFHLALDGLSLLMVVLTGLLGLMAVLCSWNEIEKYQGFFHLNLMWILGGVIGVFLSIDMFLFFFFWEMMLVPMYFLIALWGHKASDGKTRITAATKFFIYTQASGLVMLIAILGLVFVHYRATGVWTFNYETLLQTPMSHTVEYLLMLGFFIAFAVKMPVVPLHGWLPDAHSQAPTAGSVDLAGILLKTAAYGLLRFSLPLFPNASAEFAPVAMWLGIIGIFYGAWMAFSQTDIKRLIAYTSISHMGFVLIAIYTGSQLAFQGAVVQMIAHGLSAAALFILCGQLYERLHTRDMREMGGLWSRIKWIPGLSLFFAVANLGMPGTGNFAGEFMILTGSFQVVPTIIVIATFGLVFASVYSLIMMQRAYYGAPKSETPLRGMSPREFIMIMVLVVLLVLLGIYPQPILDTSHAAMSNIQQWYTASISTTRP is encoded by the coding sequence ATGTTATTACCTTGGCTAATTGTTATCCCGTTTGTCGGTGGCTTCCTCTGCTGGCTCGCCGAGCGCTTAGGCGCCAGGACGCCGCGCTGGATCGCCCTGATTACAATGGGCCTGACGCTGGCGCTTTCACTGCAGCTCTGGTTGCAGGGAGGCTATTCACTGACCCAGGCCGCCGGTCTTCCGCAGTGGCAGTCTGAGTTTTCCGTTCCCTGGATACCGCGCTTCGGCATTGCGTTCCACCTGGCGCTGGATGGTCTGTCGCTGCTGATGGTGGTGCTGACCGGCCTGCTGGGTCTGATGGCGGTGCTCTGCTCCTGGAATGAAATCGAAAAGTATCAGGGTTTCTTCCACCTCAACCTGATGTGGATCCTGGGCGGCGTAATCGGTGTGTTCCTCTCTATCGATATGTTCCTGTTCTTCTTCTTCTGGGAGATGATGCTGGTGCCGATGTATTTCCTCATCGCGCTCTGGGGACATAAGGCGTCCGACGGCAAAACCCGTATTACCGCCGCCACCAAGTTCTTTATCTATACCCAGGCGAGCGGCCTGGTGATGTTGATTGCGATTCTGGGCCTGGTGTTCGTGCATTACCGCGCGACCGGCGTCTGGACCTTCAACTATGAAACGCTGTTGCAGACCCCGATGTCGCACACCGTGGAATACCTGCTGATGCTCGGCTTCTTTATCGCCTTCGCGGTAAAAATGCCGGTGGTGCCGCTGCACGGCTGGCTGCCGGACGCGCACAGTCAGGCGCCGACCGCGGGTTCCGTCGATCTGGCCGGTATTCTGCTGAAAACCGCCGCCTACGGTCTGCTGCGCTTCAGCCTGCCGCTGTTCCCGAACGCGTCGGCGGAATTCGCGCCTGTCGCAATGTGGCTTGGCATTATCGGCATCTTCTACGGCGCCTGGATGGCCTTTTCGCAGACCGATATCAAGCGTCTTATCGCCTACACCTCCATCTCCCATATGGGCTTCGTGCTGATCGCCATCTATACCGGCAGCCAGCTGGCCTTCCAGGGCGCGGTGGTGCAGATGATCGCGCACGGCCTTTCCGCAGCGGCGCTGTTTATTCTTTGCGGCCAGCTTTATGAGCGTCTGCATACTCGTGATATGCGCGAGATGGGCGGCCTCTGGTCACGCATCAAGTGGATTCCCGGTCTGTCGCTGTTCTTCGCGGTGGCGAACCTGGGGATGCCGGGTACCGGCAACTTCGCTGGCGAATTTATGATCCTGACCGGCAGCTTCCAGGTCGTGCCGACCATTATCGTTATCGCCACGTTCGGTCTGGTGTTCGCCTCTGTTTACTCGCTGATCATGATGCAGCGCGCCTATTACGGTGCGCCGAAGTCGGAGACGCCGCTGCGCGGCATGTCCCCGCGTGAGTTCATTATGATTATGGTGCTGGTGGTTCTGCTGGTGCTGTTGGGGATCTACCCGCAGCCGATTCTGGACACCTCACACGCTGCAATGAGCAACATTCAGCAGTGGTATACCGCTTCAATTTCAACTACAAGGCCGTAA
- the nuoL gene encoding NADH-quinone oxidoreductase subunit L: protein MNLLYLTILLPLIGFALLAFSRGRWSENLSATVGVGSIGLAALVTAWVGIDFFNQGRAPFTQALWTWMHVGNFNIGVTLTLDGLSFTMLSVVTGVGFFIHMFASWYMRGEEGYSRFFAYTNLFIASMVVLVLADNLLLMYLGWEGVGLCSYLLIGFYYTNPDNGKAAMKAFIITRVGDVFLAFALFILYNELGTLNFREMVELAPAHFAADNHMLQWATLMLLGGAVGKSAQLPLQTWLADAMAGPTPVSALIHAATMVTAGVYLIARTHGLFLMTPEVLHLVGIVGAVTLVLAGFAALVQTDIKRVLAYSTMSQIGYMFLALGVQAWDAAIFHLMTHAFFKALLFLSSGSVILACHHEQNIFKMGGLRKSIPLVYVCFLVGGAALAALPLVTAGFYSKDEILFGALANGHVNLMVAGLVGAFLTSIYTFRMIFIVFHGEEKIHAHAGKGITHHLPLIVLLVLSTFVGALITPPLAGVLPEGDHGEAGKTALEIASGVVAIVGILIAAWLWLGKRTLVSSVANSAPGRFFGTWWFAAWGFDWLYDKIFVKPYLGIAWLLKRDPLNALLNTPALASRLANKGLVVSENGYLRWYVASMGVGAVVVLALLLVM, encoded by the coding sequence ATGAATCTTCTGTACTTAACCATACTGCTGCCGCTGATCGGCTTTGCGCTGCTGGCGTTCTCGCGCGGCCGCTGGTCGGAAAATCTGTCGGCGACCGTGGGCGTCGGCTCGATTGGCCTGGCGGCGCTGGTCACCGCCTGGGTCGGCATCGATTTCTTTAACCAGGGGCGTGCGCCGTTTACCCAGGCGCTCTGGACCTGGATGCATGTCGGCAACTTCAATATCGGCGTCACGCTGACGCTCGACGGCCTCTCGTTCACCATGCTGTCGGTGGTGACCGGCGTCGGCTTCTTCATCCATATGTTCGCCTCCTGGTATATGCGTGGGGAAGAGGGCTACTCGCGCTTCTTCGCCTATACCAACCTGTTTATCGCCAGCATGGTGGTTCTGGTGCTGGCCGATAACCTGCTGCTGATGTATCTCGGCTGGGAAGGGGTGGGCCTCTGCTCTTATCTGCTGATTGGCTTCTATTACACCAATCCAGACAACGGCAAAGCGGCGATGAAAGCCTTCATCATCACCCGCGTCGGTGACGTTTTCCTGGCGTTCGCGCTGTTCATTCTCTACAACGAACTGGGCACGCTGAACTTCCGTGAAATGGTCGAACTGGCACCGGCGCACTTCGCGGCGGACAATCACATGCTGCAATGGGCGACGCTGATGCTGCTGGGCGGCGCGGTGGGTAAATCCGCGCAGCTGCCGTTGCAGACCTGGCTGGCCGACGCGATGGCGGGTCCGACCCCGGTTTCCGCGCTGATCCACGCCGCCACCATGGTGACCGCGGGCGTCTACCTGATCGCTCGTACCCACGGCCTGTTCCTGATGACGCCGGAAGTACTGCATCTGGTCGGCATCGTCGGGGCGGTGACGCTGGTGCTGGCGGGCTTCGCGGCGCTGGTGCAAACCGACATCAAACGCGTGCTGGCCTACTCGACCATGAGTCAGATCGGCTATATGTTCCTGGCGCTGGGCGTGCAGGCGTGGGATGCGGCGATTTTCCACCTGATGACCCACGCGTTCTTCAAGGCGCTGCTGTTCCTCTCCTCTGGTTCAGTGATCCTCGCCTGTCACCATGAGCAGAACATTTTCAAAATGGGCGGCCTGCGTAAAAGCATCCCGCTGGTCTATGTCTGCTTCCTGGTGGGCGGCGCCGCGCTGGCCGCGCTGCCGCTGGTGACCGCGGGCTTCTACAGTAAGGATGAGATCCTGTTCGGCGCGCTGGCAAATGGCCATGTCAACCTGATGGTTGCCGGGCTGGTCGGTGCTTTCCTGACCTCGATTTACACCTTCCGCATGATCTTTATCGTCTTCCACGGCGAAGAGAAAATTCATGCGCATGCGGGCAAAGGCATTACTCACCATCTGCCGCTGATCGTCCTGCTGGTACTCTCCACCTTCGTCGGCGCGTTAATCACGCCGCCGCTGGCGGGCGTGCTGCCGGAAGGCGATCATGGCGAAGCGGGGAAAACTGCGCTGGAGATCGCCTCAGGCGTGGTCGCCATCGTCGGCATCCTGATCGCCGCCTGGCTGTGGCTCGGCAAGCGCACGCTGGTTTCCAGCGTGGCGAACAGCGCGCCGGGCCGCTTCTTCGGCACCTGGTGGTTCGCCGCATGGGGCTTCGACTGGCTGTATGACAAAATTTTCGTTAAACCTTACCTGGGCATTGCCTGGCTGCTGAAGCGCGATCCGCTGAACGCGCTGCTGAATACCCCGGCGCTGGCGTCTCGCCTTGCCAACAAAGGTCTGGTGGTAAGCGAAAATGGTTATCTGCGCTGGTATGTCGCTTCCATGGGCGTAGGCGCCGTTGTGGTGCTGGCGCTGCTGCTGGTGATGTAA
- the nuoK gene encoding NADH-quinone oxidoreductase subunit NuoK: protein MIPLQHGLILAAVLFVLGLTSLVLRRNLLFMLIGLEIMINAAALALVVAGSYWGQADGQVMYILAISLAAAEASIGLALLLQLYRRRQTLNIDTVSEMRG, encoded by the coding sequence ATGATCCCTCTGCAACATGGACTGATTCTGGCGGCCGTGCTGTTTGTTCTCGGACTGACCTCGCTGGTGCTGCGTCGCAATCTGCTGTTTATGCTGATCGGTCTGGAAATCATGATTAATGCCGCAGCCCTGGCGTTAGTGGTGGCGGGAAGCTACTGGGGGCAGGCGGATGGCCAGGTGATGTATATCCTGGCGATCAGCCTCGCCGCAGCGGAAGCCAGTATCGGCCTTGCGCTGTTGCTGCAGCTTTACCGCCGTCGTCAAACCCTGAACATTGACACAGTAAGCGAGATGCGCGGATGA
- the nuoJ gene encoding NADH-quinone oxidoreductase subunit J — translation MEFAFYLCGLVAVLTTLRVITHTNPVHALLYLIISLLAIAGVFFSLGAYFAGALEIIVYAGAIMVLFVFVVMMLNLGKSVENQERQWLQPSLWIGPGLVSLLLLVVMVYAIMTANDQGIDGTMIDAKAVGISLFGPYVLAVELASMLLLAGLVVAFHIGREDRHGEILSNRVSDAATAKSKEERV, via the coding sequence ATGGAATTTGCGTTTTATCTTTGTGGTCTGGTGGCGGTGTTAACCACGCTGCGCGTGATCACCCACACCAACCCGGTACATGCGCTGCTGTACCTGATCATCTCGCTATTGGCGATTGCCGGCGTCTTCTTTTCGCTCGGCGCCTATTTCGCCGGCGCGCTGGAGATCATCGTTTACGCGGGCGCCATCATGGTGCTGTTTGTCTTCGTGGTGATGATGCTGAACCTCGGCAAATCGGTGGAAAACCAGGAGCGCCAGTGGTTGCAGCCTTCACTGTGGATCGGGCCGGGCCTGGTCTCGCTGCTGCTGCTGGTGGTGATGGTCTACGCCATCATGACCGCCAACGATCAGGGCATCGACGGCACGATGATCGACGCGAAAGCGGTCGGCATCAGCCTGTTCGGTCCTTACGTGCTGGCGGTGGAGCTGGCCTCCATGCTGCTGCTGGCGGGCCTGGTCGTGGCGTTCCATATCGGCCGTGAAGATCGCCATGGCGAAATATTAAGCAATCGCGTCAGCGATGCGGCGACGGCAAAAAGTAAGGAGGAGCGCGTATGA
- the nuoI gene encoding NADH-quinone oxidoreductase subunit NuoI, whose translation MTLKDIIVGFGTQVRSIWMVGMHAFAKRETQMYPEEPVYLPPRYRGRIVLTRDPDGEERCVACNLCAVACPVSCISLQKAETKDGRWYPEFFRINFSRCIFCGMCEEACPTTAIQLTPDFELGEFKRQDLVYEKEDLLISGPGKYPEYNFYRMAGMAIEGKDKGEAENEAKPIDVKGLLP comes from the coding sequence ATGACATTAAAAGACATTATTGTCGGTTTCGGCACTCAGGTACGCAGTATCTGGATGGTAGGCATGCACGCCTTCGCCAAGCGCGAAACCCAAATGTATCCGGAAGAGCCGGTTTACCTGCCGCCCCGTTACCGCGGACGCATCGTACTGACGCGCGACCCGGACGGGGAAGAGCGCTGCGTGGCGTGCAACCTGTGCGCCGTCGCTTGCCCGGTCAGCTGTATTTCGCTGCAAAAGGCGGAAACGAAAGATGGCCGCTGGTACCCGGAATTTTTCCGCATCAACTTTTCGCGCTGCATTTTCTGCGGCATGTGTGAAGAAGCCTGCCCGACGACCGCGATTCAGCTGACGCCGGATTTCGAGCTGGGTGAATTCAAACGTCAGGATCTGGTGTACGAAAAAGAAGACCTGCTGATTTCAGGGCCGGGCAAATACCCGGAATACAACTTCTACCGTATGGCAGGCATGGCGATCGAAGGGAAAGACAAGGGCGAAGCGGAAAACGAAGCCAAACCCATCGACGTCAAAGGCTTGTTACCTTAA
- the nuoH gene encoding NADH-quinone oxidoreductase subunit NuoH — protein sequence MSWLTPDVIDILLGVLKAIVILLVVVACGAFMSFGERRLLGLFQNRYGPNRVGWGGSLQLVADMIKMFFKEDWVPPFTDRFIFTLAPVIAFVSLLLAFAIVPVSPTWMVTDLNIGLLFFLMMAGLAVYAVLFAGWSSNNKYSLLGAMRASAQTLSYEVFLGLSLMGVVAQAGSFNMNDIVNDQTHLWNIIPQFFGFLTFCIAGVAVCHRHPFDQPEAEQELADGYHIEYSGMKFGLFFVGEYVAITTVSALIVTLFFGGWHGPWLPPFIWFAIKTAFFMMMFILIRAALPRPRYDQVMSFGWKVCLPLTLLNLLATAAVILYNAQ from the coding sequence ATGAGCTGGTTGACACCGGATGTTATCGATATTTTGCTGGGCGTACTGAAAGCGATCGTCATCCTGCTGGTGGTGGTTGCCTGCGGCGCCTTTATGAGCTTCGGCGAGCGCCGTCTGCTCGGTCTGTTCCAGAACCGCTACGGGCCTAACCGTGTCGGCTGGGGCGGATCGCTGCAGCTGGTGGCGGACATGATCAAAATGTTCTTTAAAGAGGACTGGGTTCCGCCGTTTACCGATCGCTTTATCTTCACCCTGGCGCCGGTTATCGCCTTCGTTTCGCTGCTGTTGGCGTTCGCTATCGTGCCGGTCAGTCCGACCTGGATGGTGACCGACCTGAACATCGGGCTGCTGTTCTTCCTGATGATGGCGGGCCTGGCGGTCTATGCGGTGCTGTTCGCTGGCTGGTCGAGCAACAACAAATACTCGCTGCTGGGCGCGATGCGTGCGTCCGCCCAGACGCTGAGCTACGAAGTGTTTCTTGGACTGTCGCTGATGGGCGTGGTGGCGCAGGCGGGATCGTTCAATATGAACGACATCGTTAACGACCAGACGCACCTGTGGAACATCATCCCGCAGTTCTTCGGCTTCCTCACCTTCTGTATCGCTGGCGTGGCGGTGTGTCACCGTCATCCGTTCGACCAGCCGGAAGCGGAGCAGGAACTGGCGGACGGCTACCACATCGAATATTCCGGCATGAAGTTCGGTCTGTTCTTCGTGGGCGAGTATGTGGCGATTACTACGGTTTCCGCGCTGATTGTGACGCTGTTCTTCGGCGGCTGGCACGGCCCGTGGCTGCCGCCCTTTATCTGGTTCGCCATCAAAACGGCCTTCTTCATGATGATGTTCATTCTGATTCGTGCCGCGCTGCCGCGTCCGCGCTATGACCAGGTAATGTCCTTCGGCTGGAAAGTATGTCTGCCGTTGACGCTGTTGAACCTGCTGGCTACCGCCGCAGTGATTCTGTACAACGCGCAGTAA